In Prescottella soli, a genomic segment contains:
- a CDS encoding TetR/AcrR family transcriptional regulator, with amino-acid sequence MPHRRRSARIDGDAREKILDAAETLIADRGFDATSTAAVAAAAGVPKGLVFYYFPTKPDILTALLAERLPAEPLDDITPLVAPGDPARSLVNLDDALNLRDHDSSVMRVIIWREAETHPDVRDCLRRFRSYLHDATVRILQASTIAPVRPGTLRACANAWVAAMFSAASNDRMRDLDDIPRLHHEELDTVAQVVAAGMAQLG; translated from the coding sequence ATGCCGCACCGTCGGCGCAGCGCCAGGATCGACGGGGACGCTCGCGAGAAGATCCTCGACGCCGCCGAGACCCTGATCGCGGACCGCGGCTTCGACGCCACGTCGACGGCCGCGGTCGCCGCGGCCGCCGGCGTCCCGAAGGGCCTCGTCTTCTACTACTTCCCCACCAAACCCGACATCCTCACCGCGCTGCTGGCCGAACGCCTCCCCGCCGAACCCCTCGACGACATCACGCCGCTCGTCGCTCCCGGCGATCCGGCCAGGAGCCTGGTCAACCTCGACGACGCGCTGAACCTGCGCGACCACGACTCGTCGGTGATGCGGGTCATCATCTGGCGTGAGGCCGAGACGCACCCCGACGTCCGCGACTGCCTGCGACGGTTCCGCTCGTACCTGCACGACGCGACGGTCCGGATCCTGCAGGCCAGCACGATCGCCCCGGTGCGTCCGGGCACGCTGCGGGCCTGCGCCAACGCGTGGGTGGCCGCGATGTTCTCGGCCGCCAGCAACGACCGGATGCGCGACCTCGACGACATCCCGCGACTGCACCACGAGGAACTCGACACCGTCGCGCAGGTCGTGGCCGCCGGGATGGCCCAGCTGGGGTGA
- a CDS encoding SPW repeat domain-containing protein, producing the protein MKASTRWQDYAAVIIGAFAALSPLWLSTNTGARWSLIVLGVLVALAGLAHMARPGMAAADYALGVLGVLMFISPWVMNFHTMSGAAWTAWVVGALTVVVSVVGMPAMSARMHGHGGVAAH; encoded by the coding sequence ATGAAGGCATCAACTCGTTGGCAGGACTACGCGGCCGTCATCATCGGCGCGTTCGCGGCGCTCTCGCCGCTGTGGCTCTCGACGAACACCGGCGCGCGCTGGTCGCTGATCGTGCTGGGTGTGCTCGTCGCCCTCGCCGGCCTGGCACACATGGCCCGGCCCGGGATGGCCGCGGCGGACTACGCGCTGGGTGTGCTGGGTGTGCTGATGTTCATCTCCCCGTGGGTGATGAACTTCCACACGATGAGCGGGGCCGCCTGGACGGCCTGGGTCGTCGGCGCGCTGACCGTGGTGGTCTCCGTCGTCGGCATGCCCGCGATGAGCGCACGAATGCACGGACACGGAGGGGTCGCCGCGCACTGA